ATAAAAAGAGCCGAAATCAGGGCGCTGCCGGCTTGCTTAGGTCTCAGCATAAAGCCCCTCGGGTAAAATGAACAAAAAACTTGCCTTTCCCCAGTCGGATAAGGTCAGGGTCAATTGCACCGCTTTAGGCAGTGAGGCTGTCTTGCGTCCGGCCGGCAGGGCATTCGCCCGCCATTCGGGTAAAACCTGAAGCTGCTCATTCAAATAGGCCAATTGACATCCTACCACCTGTTGCAATAAGACTTTGTCATCATACTCTTTCCGTTTCAGGGTATCCAGAACCGGCCAGCTGCGGCGAATCAATTGCTGTTTGTCGCAAAGCAGAGCAATGCGTTTAAGGGTGCTGCGTTTATCACTGCTGTTTGGATTGGTTAATCCCCCTCGTGTCAACTCCATGTAATTACTGCGCCCAATGAACGCCGGAAGCAGACGCACTTCATTGTCACGTACAGCACGGTTGGCCACCTGTTGAATATCCCGTTCAATTAAGGTCAAGGCCAGCTGCAGGGTCATCAGGCGCTCGGCCTGGACCGTAACACGCGAACGGGTATTAAAGGCATAATACATTGCTGACGACGTGATGGTAGCAAGAATAGCGAACACCGTCAGCGCGATGAGAA
This region of Legionella taurinensis genomic DNA includes:
- the lspJ gene encoding GspJ family T2SS minor pseudopilin variant LspJ, with amino-acid sequence MKKNAAFTLLEILIALTVFAILATITSSAMYYAFNTRSRVTVQAERLMTLQLALTLIERDIQQVANRAVRDNEVRLLPAFIGRSNYMELTRGGLTNPNSSDKRSTLKRIALLCDKQQLIRRSWPVLDTLKRKEYDDKVLLQQVVGCQLAYLNEQLQVLPEWRANALPAGRKTASLPKAVQLTLTLSDWGKASFLFILPEGLYAET